The window CACATGATGTAAAATCAGCAATATTTAAAGATCTTGGTAGACAATGTGAAAAGATCCTCGTGTTAAGTTACTACTATCTACCTCAACACCTAAAAGCTTGTTTTctatattttggaatttttcccGAAGATGAAGAGGTTGATGTGAGAAGATTAGTGGAGCTATGGGTTGCAGAGGGATTTTTAAAGCAAGCTGATAATAAAAGTTTGGAGAACATAGCTGAAAAATGTTTGCAAGAACTTATAGACAGAAATGTAGTTCTTGTAAGCGAGCATAGGTTTTGGGGAGAAGTGGAAACATGTAAGATCCACGACCTCTTACATGAGTTATGCTTAAGACAAGCACGAAGTGAGAACTTCCTACCTGTTATAAATAGTAAACCACGGAATAGCGTCACGCGTGTCTCCCGATCATCCAAACGGGATTGTCTAATGATTGTTCGCCTGATTAGCAATTTTTATTGGTTCAACTCTCATCGCTGTGATCAAAAGAAAATACGCACTATTGTCTATCAAGGTGCACGCAGACATGCGGGGAGAGAAAGTTTAGGATTCAAGAATTTCAAAATGATCAGAGTATTTGACTTGAGAAAGTTATACTTTTATGGTGAAATTCCAACTTTAGTATTTGATTTGGTGCATCTAAGGTATCTATCCTTGTACATTAGAGACCATGAATTTCTCCCTCTTTTCAACCTTCAAAAGTTGCAAATTTTGATCATTGAAATAAGAAAGAATTGGGCAGATAAGATACCTTTAAACATTTGGAGGATGCCACAGTTAAGGACTCTACGCTTTATGAATTTAGGATGGTTATGTCCTCCGATTATGCCTAGTGGTGAAGAGAAGCATGCGGTTTTAGAAAAACTGCAAACTATAACTGGTGTTGGTCCTGCATGGTGTGAAAAGGAAATTTTTGCATTAATGCCTAACTTGAAGAACTTGGAAATCGTGTTGACCGGAGTTGCTCATGAATTGTGGATAGGTATTTCCTGTTTGCCTCTAATTGAGGTACTTAGAATTATAGTTGGAAAAATTGATTATAGGGCCTTTTCCCTGTACCGATCAAAAGCACATGATGCTTTTTTGAAATATAAAAGCACTTTTCCACCAACCCTTGGAAGGTTGACATTAGGCGGGACATGTCTTCCTTGAGAGGCTATGGACATTGTTGGCATGTTGCCTAACCTCGAGATACTCGAACTGGAAGACGATGCCTGCGGAGTTAACCTAAGACCGCGTGGAAACCTTCTGAAGGAGGGTTTCCTAGATTAAAGTTCTTGTCACTATGTCATATGCTTTGTTTCACAAAGTGGAAGGCTACCGAAGATCATTTTCCTGTCTTGGAGAGACTCTTTATATCTCATTGTCCGCAGCTAGAAGATATCCCACAAGACTTTGCAAATATTTTTACACTTCAATTGATCGAGTTACATGACTGTTGTATTCACCTGGCCATATCAGCACAGCAGATTGAACAAGAGCAAGAAGCCACTTTTGGAAGCCAAGTGACATATGTCCACACATACAATTGTGGACAAGGTAAGATTGACAAATAGAACATATCACCATGCTTTTTTGTGAGtgtcaaaatatttctttcttctgGATTGGATCAACTTCACGACTAATGTGTTAAAAGAGCTATCGACTGaattgaaggaagaagagaaagagaagaggagaggaggcaaaatttaaaataaatagaacTTCTGAACATATTTTGACTAAACAAACTACACTGAAGCCTTCTAATCCTTTCATTTCTCTTGTGGCCGTTTCATACACTAAAATTACATGCACATTGCTTAGTCTCCTCTACTCCtctcttttctttaatttgacAATTCGAGTACA is drawn from Nicotiana tabacum cultivar K326 chromosome 9, ASM71507v2, whole genome shotgun sequence and contains these coding sequences:
- the LOC142164270 gene encoding putative late blight resistance protein homolog R1B-16, which translates into the protein MKEVRHVARDDGEQAGKLKQRLWKHRYLVVIDDIWSSKAWDDISLWFPDCKGSHSLLTTRCGNVASYAAPGKPPHHMLSLSPEKIWLQSKLLEKVELSPELVKIGKKVAENCHGMPLTITIVVGLLSKCNNGVYGWEQVAHDVKSAIFKDLGRQCEKILVLSYYYLPQHLKACFLYFGIFPEDEEVDVRRLVELWVAEGFLKQADNKSLENIAEKCLQELIDRNVVLVSEHRFWGEVETCKIHDLLHELCLRQARSENFLPVINSKPRNSVTRVSRSSKRDCLMIVRLISNFYWFNSHRCDQKKIRTIVYQGARRHAGRESLGFKNFKMIRVFDLRKLYFYGEIPTLVFDLVHLRYLSLYIRDHEFLPLFNLQKLQILIIEIRKNWADKIPLNIWRMPQLRTLRFMNLGWLCPPIMPSGEEKHAVLEKLQTITGVGPAWCEKEIFALMPNLKNLEIVLTGVAHELWIGISCLPLIEVLRIIVGKIDYRAFSLYRSKAHDAFLKYKSTFPPTLGRLTLGGTCLP